Genomic DNA from Lagenorhynchus albirostris chromosome 9, mLagAlb1.1, whole genome shotgun sequence:
CTTGATCCCAAAGCTGTTTCACGTACTGGCCCCTCGGTACCAAGGTCAGAATGGGGGCTACACGAGAATGCTGCAGATCCCAAACCGGAATAAGCAGGATCGGGCCAAGATGGCAGTGATCGAGTATAAAGGGAACTGCCTtccacccctgccccttcctcacaGAGACAGCAACCTCACACTCCTAAACCAGCTGCTTCAGGGGCTGCGGAAGGATCAGGAAGCAAGCACCCACAGCTCCCACACAGTTGAAACACCAGAGATTTAACTGGAGCCAAAGGGTATGTGGCCCTCATCAGTGCCCATGATCCACAGGCCTTGGGAGCTCTTTTAATCTCTTAAGAAGAACTGGATCTTGAGTTGTAAAATGAACTGTCTGATTGGAGCCCAAAACCTTCTGGGAGCCAGATAACCTTCTCTTTGCACAACAGATAAAATTCAGTGTATGACTATATgtaaactgattttctttttccctccccttggGATTTCTGGAGAATGAGAACTACCCACATGCTCAGTCTGTGTGGGATAGTAAATTCATGGTGTATGTCTCTGGTTCTTAAATCTGGGTTGGGTTGGGTTagcacagttttgttttttttaatgctagaTTATATGGGGTATGTATCCTGTAATTCCAAACTTAGCCCCCAGAGGTGATTGAGTTTTGATATCTAGCATAGAGACTGAGCCCCAGGGATTTCTTAGAGAAGGATTACCTCCTGACGGGTGGGAGGGTGAACATCTAGAAGTGAACTTTCTGTAATAATCTGGTACTCTAGGAACCTTCAAGGTTCCATTCCTCTGTTTCTGGACAAGATCACATATCACCCTTAAGTGTTCACCTCAAGCCCCAAATAGGCCTCAGAGGAGAGGACCTGAGAACTCAGATGTACCACCACCCTGGCCAAGGGAGCGGAAGTGTTCAGCAGAGGATGTTGACTCCAGGATAAGCTCCTTCCTcttggggtgggagtggaaggGTGAAGGAGAGGGTTGAAGTGGGAGGAAGATTAGGAAGTTAAACCTGTGGGAATTTCCTGGAAGTTTTCAATCTGGGCCTCTCCGGGAACTCAGAAAAAGGACATCCGGCTTCAGAATGGTCAGGGCATATGAAAAGTAGGAAGTTCCTTTATGTGCACTAGTTACTGTGAAGCCAGATTTGGCCCAGGCAGGCTGCCCATCCCTCACACTCAGGCTTGACAGGGGTGATAGTCGTGGGAAGACTTGGAGCTGTCATCCCTGCATGAACACGTGATAGCAAGGCCTGGCAAATCCCATCTTTCTAGTAAAGtggaaaaaacagatttttatctTAGGCCAGACCTACAGAAGGGGTTTGGCCCACCAAACCCATCCATTGTCTGAGATAAAAAGGCTGTGGGTGGAGGGGTCACTGGTCTAGCAGACAGATATTAGCTTCAGTGACAGAGCTATTCTGGTACTATTTCAGTACAGGTGCCCTAGTCTGAGACTCATCTGCTCCCAACAGGGGTCTCATCTCTTTTACTCTACTCTGGTTGGTCTTTCACACTATTGCCAGAAAGCTCTTTCTGACATTATATTTTGAGTGACGTATAGTAGACactcaaaacatttatttatttatttatttttttgcggtacgcgggcctctcactgttgtggcctctcccgttgcggagcacaggctccggacgcgcaggctcagcggccatggctcacgggcccagctgctccacggcatgtgggatcttcccagaccggggcacgaacctgtgtcccctgcatcggcaggcggactctcaaccactgcgccactaggcaAGCCctcaaaacatttattgaataaaccTACAACTCTGAATGCTTCTCTAAAAAAATTTGccctctttttatctttttggtaCGAACATTCACCTCAGCCAGATGTCTTGGAATCATCCTTGACTCCTAGAGAAAGCtctttccttaaaattaaaaccacatctTTAAGTAACGGTAACAGGTGAGTTATGTCTGGACTCTCACAGCTTTTCCTCCTGGCCCCCAGAAATATAACTTCCTAACTTGCCTTCCTCCCCACTGCAGCCATGGTGATAGGAATTTGCTATCTTAATTCTCTGCTTGATCTCCAGTGGCTCTTCTCTTCCTGTAGGGAGAGTCCAGATTCCTTACCATGACTCCCCTCGGTGAGTAGGCACCTGCTCGTTGCTCCAACTTCTTCCCTTGCCTCTAATTTTATGCTCCAGAGGCTTGGAAGGCCTTATTTTGACTGTTTCCCTATGCAGGTCTTTTCCTAACACCTTCTGTTCATCTACCACCCAGAAAACCCTCCCCCTTTTACCTACCTGCCTTGTACACAAACTTTTGGCATCTCCTGGATGACTGCTCTGACCATCTCCACGCCTAAGTTCATTACTTTGTGAGCCTAGGTGCCACTATGGTATTCCCATAATGCACTGGATTTACCACATTGCATTACAATTCCCTGCAGTGGGTTAATTCCTAAACATCCACCCCAGGTTAGTTTAAGGCAGTCCTGCTACTTCCATCCCCTAGCTATTGATGGATTCAGGGATGGACAGGCCTTAAATAATTTGAGGCAATGAGAATCCAGGCTCAACTCTGCTAGATAAGAGTAAGATTGCTTGTTATTCTGATAAACACAGGGAACTGGCTCTAGGCTGAAGATGACACTTAGAGTGGCAGGTCAGAACAACTAAAAGATACTATATAGTAAGAATCTTTAGTGACTACTCCCATTTGTGCCTGAGTTTTCTGTTAATTTCTACTGAAAGTaatctggtaaattattttgtACTGTTGAATCTTTATTGTTTCCCCAAATTTTTTTTACTATGACCCACAGATCAAAAAACACATCAGAACACGAAatgacatgtatatatataattgaaacaaAAGCGTcacaaaacattatttatttgtaCAAATATCATGTGCATCGATATTGTCTACTCTTctagtttacttttttaaaatgatggccCCCAATTCACTAAGTTGATTTTACAACTCACTAATGTTTTACAACCTTCtctgagaaacactgatctaaACCAGCATTACAGTGATTCACCATTACCTTTGCTGGATAAAATCCAGGCTTCTATCATGGCACAAAGGCCATCTATGGCCTGGTCTCAGTCACCTCTCAGGCTCGTCTCCTACCATTACCTGCTACCACCCTTCACAGGAAATTAACTTGTTATTCTCTGAATATATCATACCTTTTTGCATGATGGTGCCTTTACTATTGTGCTTGCCCTGTTTCAAATTACCTCCTACACGTCGTTCAAATCTCTACTCAAAGTCACTGCTTTGAGGCCTTCTCCAAATTCCACATCATCCTCCAGATGGGGCTAGGTCCGTTCCTGGGTGCAGTAATAGCCCTTGGGTCATATGTCTGTCAAAGCATTCATTACACTCTACTACAGTAGCCTGCTTGACTGACGCCTTCACTCAACCGAGCTATACCTACCACTGGACCTGAttcaatatatgtttattaaatgagGAGGAGTAAGCTACATGTTGTCTATGACATAGTCAACTCCCTGGCTTAGCTGTATAAAACCATAAACATGGTACTGTGTGCAGGGACAGTGCTAAGCTACCCTGCTGAGTATACCAAGACTGAAGAAATGGGCTCCTTCCTCTCCAGGGATTTAAGTGTTCATAATGACAGTCATGAACGTAAGCATGTGTCTAATTCATTTCCCAcacatttcatatttaaatttcctGAAATATTTCTAACCTACCTACAGACAGAAAATACCTATACATTTTCCAAGACATAGCCAAAAGCTGATATGATGCCTCTTCTGAGAAGTATTCACTGAATTCTGCAAGCTAAGTTAGGGACTTTTCCAGTGGTCCAGTTTCACACGTACATCATTGTAGCAATGGCACAATTACATTGTTCAGCACCCATAACTAGCTGATTTATTCCTAGAGGGTAGGGGACATACCTAATCAACTCCTGGGCTACCCAGTAGAGAACATGGAACAAAATAGGCGTCTATAAATGTCTGTTGTACTGAGTTCTTCAGCCTAGCTCTGCATTTTAGGTTTACTAACTCCTCCCTTCCCCAGTTTCCTCTTACTTCATCTGAAAATGAACTTCCTGCAACACTGATTCCCCATTGTTCACTACTGGGTAACGTCTGTACCCTTAAGGTTTTCCTCTCCGTGCCCTTAAATGTGGGGCCATATTGTAGCTCTCTGACTCAGGGACATGAATTCGGTAGTTAAATTTGAGATACCCTAATAATAAAAATGGTCTGTGTGCTTATATTTTGAGGAAAGAAGTTTCACCTTTTCTGATATTTTGCATTCTGTTCCACGGTATATCTGTTTAATATAAAAGTAATGTTTTTAGTTCTTGCAAGTTAAATATTGTACattgcacacatacatacacacacaattctATCAAAATTGATGCTCTAAGCTCTAAGAAGATGAGCCTTGTTTACGCTGTGGCTTCACATATGCCTTGGCTCACCACCGTGTAGCCCAGCATGGGAAGCACAGCATTAAAGTTTTACTGCTATTCACTTCAAGGAGATGAAAATGCAAACGCTGTACCTAGAGATGTCACTGAAAACTCAATGCCATTGTTCTGACTTAATTTCTAACTTCTTCTCCTTAAAATGGTCTCAGAAGCTTTCCTACagttatcttttccttttatcccaaaaggaacaaaagaaaggaaaaatagttCAGTTTTGTATGTGCTGAGTTTGAGATCCCTGGGAGCATGTGGAGATTAGGAAAGAGTTCTTCGCCGGGAAAAGAGATTTGGGAGTTCTTGGCAATTAAAGCTAAGGAAATGGATGGGATGACTCAGAGTGTATATGTAGAGGGAAAGGAGACTGAGGTCAGACATTAGAGGACAGACAGGATGCAGAATCTATGAAGGAGACTGAGAAATTGCCttacagagaggaaagagaaccTGCAAAATTCATCACAGTACCCAGTACAGTGTCTTCCTTGTACATAAGAGACActcaaaaaataattatcaaatgaATTTAGCAAGCATAGTCCTTTTTCATTCAAAGCACTGTGCTAGTATAGAGAATACAGGGATGACTCCTGGGCCCATCAGGCCAGTTGGAGAGACAGATCATGAATAAGTGTAAGATagtaagacagggcttccctggtggtgcagtggttgagagtccgcctgccgatgcaggggacacgggttagtgccccggtccgggaagatcccacatgctgcggagcggctgggcccgtgagccatggccgctgagcctgtgcgtccggatcctgtgctccgcaacaggagaggccacagaagtgagaggcccgcgtaccgcaaaaaaaaaaaaaaaaaaaaaaaaagatagtaagaCAGGTAGCTAAGAAAGTGGTGTGCACAAGGCATACTGGAGTACCAAGAAAGGAGGTCAATAAGGAACTTTTCAGAGGAAACAATGCTAGGGCTGCATCTTGAAGAATGAATAGGCATTCATCAAGCTTTGGGTAGAGAGGTCCTTtgggagggcattccaggcagcaaGCTCTGCAGGTAGAAGTGCACTGAATTATGAAACAGAATGGAGTGGTTGAGAAATTCCAAGTAAGTAATTTGGTACAGCTGGGATTTAGTTTTGAGGAAGAAGTGGAGGAAATGAAGCAGGAAAGCCAGGCAAGATCAGGTTACAAAGGACCCTGTAAGACATGATAAAGTGcttggattttatcctgaagaccaggggaagccactgaaggatttttaaatggagagaaaagggatCAGATTTACAATTCAGAAATATCATTCTTCCATCAGACCGGAAGATGGGTTAGGGGCCAAGACTAGAAGCAAGGAAACCGAATAGGAGGCTAGTTAAGGAATCCAAGGGGAGTTGAGAGAAGGCTAGACTAGGCCAGAAGcaggggggaaggagagaagccaACAGATCAAACAGATATACAGGAGATAGAATAGACTAGACATCGTGTGTGACTACACGAGGTAGAGGAAGAAGTTAAGAGTCAAGCATGATACCAAGTTTCTACTTGGGCAGTTGGGTGAAGTAATTCCATTCACAGAGAATGAGGATAGCAGAGGAGAAGCAGGTCTGAGATTCTGTGATGAGCTTTGTTGTAAACGTATTCATGTTACAGAGTTGTCTTGTGAACAGTTGTTCTGGAGCTCAAAGGATATAGGTAAGCCAGCAATACAGATGTGCTATTCACACATAGGAGGAAATTGAAGCAATTGGACTAGATGAGATTTCCCAGATAAAAAATATAgagtaaaagtaaaagaaaaaggatagaGCCAATATTCAAAGGccagacagaaaaaaagagaagccctCGGACGAGGGTGAAAAGGACTACAGCTAGAACACTGGTGTCTCAAAATCCAAGGGAGGTGGGGTCAAAAACATCTCCCTCAAATTCTGAGGTCCTAAGGACAGACACTAGATGATTTTTGTATTCTTAGAACCTAATGTTGGCCAGGCTCCAGAATAGTGGTTTAATGAGTACCTTTGGCCATTGGACTTAAAAGTTAGGATGTTCACTGTTGGCTTCTAATGGAGCAGTCTCTTGAGAGGGGCAAAAGCAGAAACCATAAAGACAACTGGAAAAGTTTGGTGACAATGAAAAGAGAAGATACGGCAGCAACTTGAGAGGAAAGgagatttaaaaagtgaatttgggggcttccctggtggcgcagtggttgagagtccgcctgccaacgcaggggacacgggttcgtgccccggtccgggaagatcccacatgccgcggagcggctgggcccatgagccatggctgctgagcctgcgcatctggagcccgggctccgcagcaggagaggccacaacagtgagaggcccgcgtaccgcaaaaaaaaaaaaaagtgaattttgaagattaatgtatttattttttgctatggtctgaatgtttgtgtcacaCCCCTACCCagattcatatgctgaaatcctaatgcccaatttgatggtattgggaggtggggcctttggaaggtgcttaggtcatgagggtggaagcCTCACAAATGGGAATATTGTTCTTATAAAGGAGACCCCACAGAGATCTCTTGCTCCCTGCACCATGAGagggcacagtgagaaggtgCTGGCTGTGAACCTGCacgagggtcctcaccagaatgCAGCCATGCTAGTACctcgatcttggactttccatcctccagaactacgagaaataaatttctattgtttataaattACCCAGTCtgcagtattttgtaataacagcccaaacagactaagacaatttTATAATGAGTACTTTATCCAGGCCTTAGTTATGGAGATAAGACACTTAAGGGTTTATATAGGTTTGAGGGAAAAGTCCAAAATCTTGTGTTGAGGGCAAAGGGGATGGAAGAGAGCTTTGTCGTTTGCCACTGTGGCTTCCATGGCTCCTCCACCTTTATTTAAAGCCTCTTTTCTCTGGAGACTCAAGACCTTGGTTGACCACCTCCTCCTGATGTTCTTGGCCTTAGCTGGTACAGGATGCCTAAAGCACCTGCTGGCCCAACATACAGGAAGTCGGTTGGCAAGCTTGCAGTTTGAACGTGTCTGCCTTTGAGGAGAAAACATACACAGTGTATAGCCCAGAGCTAGTCACAAAATGAATCGTTAAATTCCGTCAGTCTCAGACCTAACAGGATGGGCTACAGCAGACAGACAAAATATCAGGAATTCCGAACATGACTGAGAAGTCAACATGGAGCTAGCAGAGATAAAAGCAAGTACAGGAAAAGTCAAAATTGTGGAGGGGTTTTGTAACACTAAGAACCCTACCCCACATCTGTCTTTTTTATAACAGACTGGGCCATTCATGCCAGGCTGACGGGGGGTGAAGGTGGGGGAAGACAGCTTCTGATCACTCACACATTCGTTCAAGTCTTAGGCCCAGAGTCTTACTCACCATCCCAACCTTGGATGCCCCATTCAACACTCTGCCCCTTGGACTTCCCTgccggcacagtggttaagaatcagcctgccaatgcaggggacacaggttcgatccctggtctgggaagatcccacatgctgcagagcaactaagcccgtgtgccacaaccactgggcccacacgccacaactactgaagctcgcccgttctagggcctgcatgctgcaactactgagcccgtgtgctgcaactactgaagcctgtgtgcctagagcccgtgctccacaacaagagaagccaccacaataagaagcccatgcactacaacgaagagtagcccccactcgctgcaactagagaaaaaccgtgcttagcaacaaagacccaatgcagccaataaataaataaataaataaaatttttaaaattttattaaaaaaaaagactctggcCCCATAGTTCTTTATTGTTCTCTCCTACTGAAGCCCATCAATCCAGCGTGCTCTGTTTACCAGGCCTTTGACCCTTTCATGACCAGATCTACTTTAGCCCTAAAGCTTTATCCTCCAGAATCTCACTCTCTAAACCCAGCTTCTTGCCTCTGGATCTCCCTTTGCACACATATCAAATTTTCAAACTCTAGAAACTCTAGTCCTCTGAACTCATTGCTCCCTGTATATACCGggcctttcttccttttcaacccAGCCTGGATATCATGATCCAACTTCATCTGTTCTCATGGCAGCCCCTACTCAACCCCATGTCTTTCTCTCCCACCCACTTATTAATTACCAGATTTCTCTACTCCTGTGCCCTCATCACTAAGAGCTCCCAGGAACAAACAATAGCACACAACCACTGGCACTGGGATCAACAGAATCAGGCCCTGAACACAACAAGCCTGGATTGCTCAATCCTACCATCTCTTTGACCCCTGCAAACTTTCTCCACTTTTCTTAaactctttgtatcatcttcatcTCTTAGTATAAGCACTTAACTTCACCTCCtacttcccagaaaaaaaaaaggagtctgtAGGCATGGTCTTCTCAATTCCCTACCCTCCTGATCTTTATCTATATCTAAGAACTAGGCAGTAAGTTGAAAATCTATTCACTGAAGACAGTTCATCCAATGACCATGCTCCCAAAAGCTCAATTCATCAAATTTTCCAAAGCTATCAAGTTTAAAAATTGTTGgttttagggtttccctggtggcgcagtggttgagagtccacctgccaatgcaggggacatgggttcgtgccccggtctgggaagatcccacatgccgcggagcggctgggcccgtgagccatggccactaagccagcacgtctggagcctgtgctccacaacgggagaggccacaacagtgagaggcccgcgtaccgcaaaaaaaaaaaaaaaaaaaaaattgttagtttTGAGCACCAAAATCTATTTGGTAGAGTTATCAACTCACCAAAAATTTGTTTCTATcaataatgtataaaatttatagaaattGTGTTGTGTGGAAAGATTTAATAACCTTATggattcactcttttttcttttggttgtttttttttttagttttagttttcaaTTAATTTCAGCTTGATTTAGTTTAGTTTTAGTTTAACCAGAGTCTTCTCATTCGTTCTGTTGTATAACCAGATTTCAATCAAACTCTGTTGAATGTCACTTTTGTGTgtgatactcatatcagaaacTTAGGATTCAGATCcctaaaatgaatatataatactCATTTGATCaagctgataaaaaaaaatctaggaattaaacaaagttaaaaacagCACTAACTCATTCTGTGAAGCCATTATTACcgtgatactaaaaccagaaaaagacattgCAAGGGAAgatcaatatcccttatgaataatTGTTGCAAAATTTgccaacagaatactagcaaactgtatccaacaatataaaaaaagaattatacactagGACCAAGTGAGCTTTACACCAGAAATACAAGGTTGGTTACCATTCTGAAATcaatcagtatacaaaaatcaattatatttctatacactagcaaagAACgatccaaaaaataaattaagaaaacaattccatttataatagcatcaaaaagaataaaatgtttaggaataaatttaacaaaagaagtacaagactcacacactgaaaactacaaaagattattaagagaaaatataaaacgcCTAAATAATGTAAAGATAACACATGTTCATGGATTTGAAGACTTAATATTTGTTAAGGTGCAgatactccccaaattgatt
This window encodes:
- the MRPL17 gene encoding large ribosomal subunit protein bL17m, whose protein sequence is MRLSVAAAISHGRVFRRLGLGPESRIHLLQNLLTGLVRHERIEASWARVDELRGYAEKLIDYGKLGDTNERAMRMADFWLTEKDLIPKLFHVLAPRYQGQNGGYTRMLQIPNRNKQDRAKMAVIEYKGNCLPPLPLPHRDSNLTLLNQLLQGLRKDQEASTHSSHTVETPEI